The Salvelinus alpinus chromosome 10, SLU_Salpinus.1, whole genome shotgun sequence genome includes the window GTCAAGTTCAGAAAGACTGTGGAATATAAACCCCCAAACATATTGACAAGGCAGTCTATACAACCCCTGATTTACACCATAGACCCATCAATATGCTCGTCAGGTGAAAAGAAAGTCAGCTATTGTAGCCTAATCGAAGGGACATAATGGTTGGATTATGTAGATAATATAGACTAAACTATTTGATGAATCTATCGTTTTTTTTAATTTCGTGCATATTTTGCAGTTTGGGTGATTTGGAGACGGCCTTCAGCGAAGGCTTGCTAACAGTTAACAGTCAGTATAGGCATATGGTGTGAAGTAAAACAAGATAGTCAAACAAAATGACGACAGTTAAAGTGGACGTTTCGGTGTCCACTCCTTTCAAGTTTGTCTTGTCCACGCAAAACTTTTCAATGAGTTTTACATAAACAATGTGATAACATGGAGGACCAGTTTTCGGCATTGTTTTGTTTTGAGGAGAATAATACAAATTAGGGAGGAGAATCAAATTGCAGCCCAGTTGGTCTTCCTAACATGCTCTGCCAGGTCTAATTAATCGTTTTGTTTGAAATGCTCTCACCAAAACAAAGtggcaaatgtgtgtgtgtttgtttgtgttcgtCTACTCTGATAATCCAGGCCTAtcatcatttgttgttttggctgTTATTATTAGCTTTTTCAAGGTATGTTTCTTCATTTAGCCTATCGTGCATAACGCTCACGAATTGAATAAATTTACAAGGGAGCGatgcgagagagaaggagagagagagagggggggagagagtgacagagagagagagagagagagagagagagagatgtttacgATGTTCAAATTGACCTACAGGCTAGGCCTACTCCAAACATAACCAAAATATCAGACTTTCACATTTCAGACATGCAGGGGTAAAATTATTCGGAAACTAGCGCCATACCAGATGATGGTCGATCCGAATATCTCGTGCAGTAAACCCACGCAGGCCATAACATCGGCGTAGATTCTTTAGCGGGTGGAGATCCTCCATTACTGGCATTCACAACCACTATTGACGCGGTGTCTCCATATCTCGTTGTGGTAGTCCCATTCCCTTCACCTTGTGTTGTCGAGCTCTGTTTCGAAGACGGCGAGGACGACGAAGAAGAAGTACTGTCACTACTGCAGTTGGAATCCTGGCAAAGGCTGCTCGCGTGAGATGGCCTGATTACCAAGGGGTTGACGTTTTCTCTGCCGGAGGTCTGCGCCCGCTCCCGACTCCCAAGCTCCTTCTTGCAGCCGAAGTCTGGCCGCAGAATATTGTCAATAAAAAAGTTTGTGGTTCTATGTACTTGCTGTGCTGCCTGGTGGGGCAAAATTGGAGGAGATGGTAGATTCGGGGAGAGGGACACGCTCTCTCCCTCAGTCGAATCACggctgttttgatcaattcgctCTTCCATAACTAGAACACTTTTGGCTGGAGCGCAAACTCTCCACGCCAAACTCCACTTGTTGCTCAATGCCGTATCCGAATAATAGCAAACAAAAAAAGATATCTGACTATATTATGAAGGAACCCTATATAAAATActtttgataaatgtgacaatgtTCTACACTGTCGACATGTTGGCTACTAAAGCGATCCAAGTGTCACAATAACCCTGCGCTACCACGAATGACTACACATCGCGCGCAGCAGCGTCGTCGCTAGCTTTCTCTAATGTATGTCGGCGCGATCTTTCTAAACTCTCCTAAAACCCGTTATCCCTCTCACACACTTTTTTTCACACCAACCGGAAGCACGTGAGTGCCAACACACGTGCAATAGACCAATCACTTGTGCAGATCCGCGCTGTCAGAAGTGACGACGTCCAATCGAATTTTACGAATCTCAGCAAATAAATAATTGATGCCTTTTAGGCACAAAACAAGGGGTCTCAGCGGTGCGCTTTTCTTCCATACCAAATGACTGTGCTCATCGCCGATAGAGGAAAACATGGTAGGGACATTGGGCTTGTACAGAAATATTATAGGCTACCTATACATTTAGGCCACCAATGGTTCCCGTTAATTTGTCTATCGACTTGATTGCCATCCACTCTCTTAGCACCGAAAGGTGATATGTATGCTTTTCTTAAGTCCTCTTCTTCCACATTTGGAAGGAACCGTAGCCTATACAATTGACATGCAGTAGGACATTTTTCCCACTCTAGTAAATGTTTTTCCTGTTTTATATCTAAAATAATAGGCGTGTCAAATTGGCAACCCATATCTTAAATGACTCTCATCTATGATATTTGTACAATTACGCATGCGTAATTTCTGCTTTCCAAATGGATGAATCACTTGATAAACGCTTGTAATCATCCTCACCTGTGCATAGCCTGACTTTGACCGGTTACGTGCTTGTAGGTATGGGCTATATTTACATTGCTAAAAAGAAACAGGGGGACAAGTTAAGTTAGGTTTAGTTGATGGAGGTggtaggaggtgatggaggtggtcTGTTTGAGCGTTTGTATCAGACATATAATAAGAAGTATTAGGCCTAATGGTGACGTGGTGATGTAAAATATCTCAAATCAGGCTAATCATTCATCAGCCTATTCCAACGTGGCCTGTATCGTAAAATTGAAAATTGTTTATGTTCATTCTAATTGTATTAAGTTTAAACAGGCATGCAATTTGCATTTCTATAGGCCTATATCTGTGTCACTATCGTCTATAGGCTACACCACAGGTGCAGTTGTGTGCGGGTAGAGAGTCTAATTAAAAATCACTACAAATCCAACATTACAATCCCAGATTGAAATATAGATATTGCAGCAAACACAACAAAACGAAACAAACACACATTGGAGACATAGGCCTTTTATGTTTGTTCATTGAGAACCTCATATTTTTTTGCAACAAGGTAGACGCTCGAGCTTCTTTGTTGTGTGACAACTTTTGTCCATGCTTAGGGGTACAATAGAAAATGACACATAAATAAGAGTAATTAGTCACGAAATAATGTATTCTGCTCAAAACTATAGGACTGATTCACATTCAACATGCTAGTATTGAAATCTTTATCCCAAAAGCTATAGCGTTAGTGTGGGTAGTTAATTAAATTATAATTGGGACACTATCAATATGCTATTTAGCCAAGTACCCATTGTGGAGATGTAGTCCCTTTTCAGGCGGTAAATGAGGACTCCGGCTCTTATCTTGCCCACAAAGAGACGCCTTGAGAGGGGCCGCAAAATATAATTTATAGCTTTTAATTACTCTTCATTCCGCCTGATCAGCTTGGCGTTCATCACAGTAGAGTGAATAAAAGCCGGTCAAAAGCACTGACACTATTCCCTGGCAAGGCGCTTAATCAAAGTAAGCAGGGCAATATTATGCGCTCAAGAGGACCGCGCGTAATTTCCAAGGTGCTGATAAAGCCGGTTGAATAATGCGGCGAGTCTTCTGAGACACCATTTACAGAAATGACTTTATTGACGGCTTAACGTTGGTAATTCATTTTACCCTTCATGTACTGGACCTGGATTTGTTGCAGTAATAGGATGATAAATGCACTGACGGCCTGCAGCTCGTATTATTGAATATGGTGGGCTAgggtgcaacacacacacacacacacacacacacacacacacacacacacacacacacacacacacacacacacacacacacacacacacacacacacacacacacacacacacacacacacacacacacacacttcttcctTCACTAACGTTAGCTGAAAAGCCCCCAGATCATTTCTAAACGAATGCTCCGACACTTTCTATTTAATTTTGAGGCCATGGTCGAATTGCTTTCATTTTCGATAGCTTTACTATTTTGCAAAAAGACAACAgactggaataatacatttgCTTTTTTGGTTGTGAGACTTGTAGGTGTGTGGTGGAATGAAACAGCTGTCTGGATGCGTTCATGACCACCAGGACAAAGACAGCCCATATGAATAGAAACGTTCAAGGATATGACCTCAATATACATTTGTCTCTTGCATCCCAGTCTAAGATAACTTGTGGTTTCGTACAATTGAATGTAAATGGGGTGGAGTCAGCTACACAATAACAATTAGGCAACGAAAGGTCAACCTGCACCTTGTCCCAAAGCAGTCAGAACAGGAGCACGCAGAGCACGCCAGCGCACAGCACTTGTCAAATCCAATAGCGTTGTGGGCATTGATCAGTGATTTGGGCTATCGGATGAAGTTGCAAAGACAGGTGAAAAACATTGGTTTATTCGGTTATTTGTGGAATCTCAAAACACTACCATTTAATGCCGATCCCATAAATTAGtcgaataaacaaacaaaaaatgtctGGGCAATAATTTACAGAATTCATTCCCGAATGAATCGCTACCTTATGATGAAGGAAGTTGTctgataaataataataataataataataatcataaacCCAGGCTACTGGCAAC containing:
- the LOC139532234 gene encoding homeobox protein engrailed-1-B-like, with product MEERIDQNSRDSTEGESVSLSPNLPSPPILPHQAAQQVHRTTNFFIDNILRPDFGCKKELGSRERAQTSGRENVNPLVIRPSHASSLCQDSNCSSDSTSSSSSSPSSKQSSTTQGEGNGTTTTRYGDTASIVVVNASNGGSPPAKESTPMLWPAWVYCTRYSDRPSSGPRTRKLKKKKNEKEDKRPRTAFTAEQLQRLKSEFQANRYITEQRRQSLATELNLNESQIKIWFQNKRAKIKKGNGYKNGLALQLMAQGLYNHSTTTVQEEKDDSE